A window of Gemmatimonadaceae bacterium contains these coding sequences:
- a CDS encoding DUF1801 domain-containing protein, with protein MPATTTPVEDYLASLPDNQRAVLEPVRDTVRKNLPKGYEELMQGKFITYVIPRSRYPKTYNGQPLQYAALAAQKNYYTLYLMVPYGDEKELAQLQDGFRKAGKKLDMGKSCIRFKKLDDLPLDVIGESVARTSVDDYIRGYESVKRK; from the coding sequence ATGCCCGCGACGACCACACCAGTGGAGGATTACCTCGCCTCCCTCCCCGACAATCAGCGAGCCGTGCTCGAGCCGGTACGTGATACCGTTCGGAAGAACCTGCCGAAGGGCTACGAGGAGCTGATGCAGGGAAAGTTCATCACCTACGTCATCCCGCGCTCTCGCTACCCGAAGACGTACAATGGGCAGCCGCTACAGTACGCCGCGCTAGCCGCGCAAAAGAATTACTACACGCTCTACCTGATGGTCCCGTACGGCGACGAGAAGGAGCTCGCGCAGCTTCAGGACGGCTTCAGGAAAGCCGGCAAGAAGCTCGACATGGGGAAGTCGTGCATCCGCTTCAAGAAGCTCGACGACCTTCCACTGGACGTCATCGGCGAAAGCGTCGCGCGAACTTCGGTGGATGATTACATACGCGGGTACGAATCCGTGAAGCGCAAATAG
- a CDS encoding SGNH/GDSL hydrolase family protein yields the protein MRRRGILPVRRARATENYYALYLMVPYGDEKELAQLQDGFRNRAIGGQTTPQMLVRFRQDVIALKPKVVVILAGTNDIAGNTGPSTLEMIENNLASMAELAKANGIRVVLASVLPVHLYVWRPSVRRPAQTLVALNQWIRDYARKNGHVYLDYHSAMADERLGMSANFSGDGVHPNEAGYRIMAPLTEAAIRRALRQD from the coding sequence GTGCGTCGTCGCGGCATCCTGCCAGTACGTCGCGCTCGCGCCACAGAGAACTACTACGCACTCTACCTGATGGTCCCGTACGGCGACGAGAAGGAGCTCGCGCAGCTTCAGGACGGCTTCAGGAACCGGGCGATAGGCGGTCAGACAACTCCGCAGATGCTCGTGCGCTTCCGTCAGGATGTGATCGCGCTCAAGCCGAAGGTTGTGGTGATCCTCGCGGGAACGAACGACATCGCCGGCAATACCGGCCCGTCGACGCTCGAGATGATCGAGAACAATCTCGCTTCGATGGCCGAGCTGGCGAAGGCAAATGGGATCCGCGTCGTGCTTGCCTCAGTGCTTCCGGTTCACCTGTATGTATGGCGGCCGAGTGTGCGGCGACCGGCTCAGACCCTCGTTGCCCTGAATCAGTGGATTCGGGACTACGCGCGAAAGAACGGACATGTCTACCTCGACTATCATTCCGCGATGGCCGATGAACGGCTTGGCATGAGCGCAAATTTCTCGGGCGATGGAGTACACCCGAACGAGGCGGGATACAGAATCATGGCGCCGCTCACCGAGGCGGCGATTCGGAGGGCGCTGCGGCAAGACTAG
- a CDS encoding DUF885 domain-containing protein, whose product MHFALRATLVLHTFALAIPASTQPAPERLKTLFEQQWENTLREAPVFSTTLGDTRYNDRLSDEGLAAEARRLDSTRVFLARLRAIPRDSLARPDQINRDIMERSLRDAIQSAELFDFLIPITNREGFHTSFPQIADRLPFRTTQDYRNYITRLSAFRKYSGGFIEVMREGARRGMVLPRVSLDGIEGALSPHIVTDPAKSLLWKPFTEFPSTVPEADRPALIAAAREAITTSVAAGYRDFLDFIQKEYTPKARTSLGASQLPEGRKYYEFLVRYYTTLDDATPDAVHETGLREVARIRSAMDTVMRSAKWSGDFKSFVAFLRTDPRFYAKTPTELLEKNSYFLKLMDGELPRLFGKLPRMPYGIKTIPDYIAPRTTTAYYQQPSGDGTRSGTYWVNVHDLKSRPLYEVEALASHEAVPGHHLQLALQQELTDVPNFRRFSGATAFVEGWALYSESLGKEAGFYKDPYSEFGRLSFDMWRACRLVIDTGIHWKGWTRQRAIDYLASNSALSLVNVTNEVDRYIAWPGQALAYKTGQMKIRALRAEAETELGSKFDIRKFHDVVLGSGSVPLVVLEENVRGWIAAENGKT is encoded by the coding sequence ATGCATTTCGCTCTCCGCGCTACGCTCGTATTACACACCTTCGCTCTCGCAATCCCCGCCTCGACGCAACCCGCACCTGAGCGGCTCAAGACTCTCTTCGAGCAGCAGTGGGAGAACACCCTGCGTGAAGCGCCGGTGTTCTCCACGACCCTCGGTGATACGCGGTACAACGACCGCCTGTCCGACGAAGGACTGGCCGCGGAAGCGCGACGCCTCGACTCCACGCGCGTATTTCTCGCGCGACTACGTGCAATTCCACGCGACTCGCTCGCCCGGCCCGATCAGATCAACCGGGACATAATGGAGCGAAGCCTGCGTGACGCGATCCAGTCCGCGGAGCTCTTCGACTTTCTCATTCCAATCACGAATCGCGAAGGTTTCCATACCAGTTTCCCGCAGATAGCGGATCGACTGCCTTTCCGCACTACGCAGGATTACCGCAACTACATCACGAGGCTCTCCGCGTTCAGGAAGTACTCCGGCGGATTCATCGAGGTGATGCGCGAAGGCGCGCGACGCGGGATGGTTCTGCCGCGCGTCTCCCTCGACGGCATCGAGGGGGCGCTATCACCGCACATCGTTACGGATCCGGCGAAGAGCCTTCTCTGGAAGCCGTTCACGGAATTCCCTTCGACCGTGCCCGAGGCAGATCGTCCTGCACTCATCGCTGCGGCACGTGAGGCAATCACCACCAGCGTCGCCGCCGGGTACCGCGATTTCCTCGATTTCATACAGAAGGAGTACACGCCGAAGGCACGCACGTCTCTCGGCGCCAGCCAGCTTCCCGAAGGCAGGAAGTATTACGAATTCCTCGTGCGGTACTACACGACTCTCGACGACGCCACACCGGACGCCGTTCACGAAACAGGATTACGCGAGGTCGCACGCATACGGTCGGCGATGGATACCGTGATGCGCTCGGCTAAATGGAGCGGCGACTTCAAGAGCTTCGTCGCCTTCCTGCGCACTGACCCTCGCTTTTATGCAAAGACTCCGACGGAGCTGCTCGAGAAGAACTCATACTTTCTCAAGCTCATGGACGGCGAGCTGCCGCGACTTTTTGGCAAGCTGCCGCGAATGCCGTACGGGATCAAAACCATTCCTGATTACATCGCTCCCCGGACAACGACCGCATACTACCAGCAGCCCTCGGGAGATGGGACACGCAGCGGCACCTACTGGGTGAACGTGCATGACCTGAAGAGCCGCCCATTGTACGAGGTCGAAGCGCTTGCCAGTCACGAAGCGGTTCCGGGTCACCACCTGCAGCTCGCGCTCCAGCAGGAGCTCACGGACGTTCCGAATTTCCGCCGCTTCAGCGGCGCGACAGCATTCGTCGAGGGCTGGGCGCTGTACTCCGAGTCGCTCGGCAAGGAGGCGGGGTTCTACAAGGATCCCTACAGCGAGTTCGGCCGCCTTTCATTCGACATGTGGCGCGCGTGCCGGCTCGTGATCGATACGGGCATACACTGGAAGGGATGGACGCGCCAGCGGGCGATCGACTATCTGGCCTCGAACAGCGCGCTCAGTCTTGTCAACGTCACGAACGAAGTCGACCGCTACATCGCATGGCCGGGTCAGGCGCTTGCTTACAAGACTGGACAGATGAAGATCCGCGCGTTGAGGGCGGAAGCCGAGACGGAGCTCGGATCGAAGTTCGACATCCGCAAGTTCCACGACGTGGTGCTCGGCAGCGGGTCGGTGCCGCTGGTGGTTCTCGAGGAAAACGTGAGGGGGTGGATCGCGGCCGAGAACGGTAAGACTTGA
- a CDS encoding multicopper oxidase domain-containing protein gives MLILSLCPIPAAAQLASHERVAANDNRVAAGTLKNGVLDLTLDIRNGMWYPEADNGATVPIQAFAEAGRAPSTPGPLIRVPEGTEVRITLRNTLTDSVRVLGLDTRPAPSGDGIVVQSRGTRNVRFVAGAPGTYYYWGTTADNPLTDRKAVESQLSGAFIIDPRSGSGSPRDRVFVLGIWFDEAKKVNGVELPEREVLVINGKSWPHTERFTFTVGDTVRWRWVNPTGSTHPMHLHGFYYSVNSRGMMSADTIYRMAERRLVNTELMRVGSTMAFTWVPEKPGNWIFHCHFAFHVSDENVLEPKAKPAGGKAAEHAEHRAHAMAGLVLGIHVNPRPGDKYAVSTEPPRRLRLLLQTAPKRFGDKPAIGFVLQDGDKEPKRDSVSMPGPTLFLKRGQPVRITVVNHLREPSAVHWHGIELESFPDGVPNWSGMGKNVMAPIAPGDSFIAAFTPPRSGTFMYHSHLNEGTQMNSGMYGALLVLDDPRKFDPEKDKIILVGGGGPEPGPGLDTRGFVNGSSDPEPLLLEAGTKYRIRVINIHPDWRVEFALGTDSTRAQWRPVAKDGADLPKSQMTPRAAYLLTGPGETADFEFTPMIPGAMRLEVKTRVAGWNVPVDVFIRAAKQAAIVP, from the coding sequence TTGCTGATTCTTTCCCTGTGCCCCATCCCTGCGGCGGCGCAGCTTGCCTCCCACGAACGAGTCGCAGCCAACGACAATCGGGTCGCCGCGGGAACCTTGAAGAACGGCGTTCTCGATCTCACGCTCGATATCCGGAATGGCATGTGGTATCCGGAGGCCGATAATGGAGCGACCGTTCCGATCCAGGCATTCGCCGAGGCTGGACGTGCCCCGTCGACTCCGGGACCGCTGATCCGTGTTCCGGAGGGAACCGAGGTGCGCATCACCCTTCGCAACACGCTCACTGACTCCGTGCGCGTGCTCGGCCTCGATACCCGGCCCGCTCCCTCCGGTGACGGAATCGTCGTTCAGTCTCGGGGGACACGCAATGTTCGCTTCGTGGCCGGTGCGCCGGGCACCTACTACTACTGGGGAACGACCGCGGATAATCCGCTGACTGACAGGAAGGCGGTCGAGAGTCAGCTGTCCGGCGCTTTCATCATCGATCCGCGCTCAGGTTCGGGATCGCCGCGCGACCGGGTATTCGTGCTCGGCATCTGGTTCGATGAAGCGAAAAAAGTGAACGGCGTAGAGCTGCCTGAGCGCGAAGTACTCGTCATCAACGGCAAGTCGTGGCCGCACACCGAGCGCTTCACCTTCACCGTCGGCGACACAGTGCGCTGGCGCTGGGTGAATCCGACTGGATCCACCCACCCCATGCATCTGCACGGGTTCTACTACTCGGTCAACAGCCGCGGCATGATGAGCGCCGACACCATCTACAGGATGGCTGAAAGGCGCCTCGTCAACACCGAGCTGATGCGCGTCGGAAGCACGATGGCCTTTACCTGGGTCCCGGAGAAGCCCGGCAACTGGATCTTCCATTGCCACTTCGCCTTCCACGTTTCCGACGAAAACGTTCTCGAGCCGAAGGCAAAGCCTGCCGGCGGAAAGGCGGCGGAGCACGCGGAGCATCGCGCCCATGCAATGGCAGGCCTCGTGCTCGGCATTCACGTCAACCCGCGCCCCGGCGATAAATACGCAGTTTCGACGGAACCGCCCCGACGCCTCCGGCTCTTACTCCAGACGGCACCAAAGAGGTTCGGGGACAAGCCGGCGATCGGCTTCGTTCTGCAGGACGGTGACAAGGAACCGAAGCGGGATTCGGTCTCCATGCCGGGTCCGACTCTTTTTCTCAAGCGCGGCCAGCCAGTCCGCATAACGGTGGTCAACCATCTACGGGAGCCGAGCGCCGTTCACTGGCATGGTATCGAGCTGGAGAGCTTCCCCGATGGCGTGCCGAACTGGAGCGGCATGGGTAAGAACGTGATGGCCCCGATCGCGCCGGGCGATTCATTCATCGCGGCATTCACGCCACCCCGCTCGGGAACGTTCATGTATCACTCGCATCTCAACGAGGGCACCCAGATGAACTCGGGGATGTACGGGGCGCTGCTGGTGCTGGACGATCCGAGAAAGTTCGACCCGGAAAAAGACAAAATTATTCTCGTGGGCGGTGGCGGCCCGGAGCCGGGGCCAGGCCTGGACACGCGGGGCTTCGTCAACGGAAGCAGCGATCCCGAGCCCCTTCTGCTCGAGGCCGGTACCAAGTATCGAATCCGCGTAATCAACATTCATCCTGACTGGAGGGTGGAATTCGCGCTGGGAACGGATTCAACCAGGGCACAGTGGCGCCCGGTAGCGAAGGACGGCGCCGATCTTCCGAAGTCGCAAATGACTCCGCGCGCGGCGTACCTGCTCACCGGTCCCGGAGAGACCGCGGATTTCGAGTTTACCCCCATGATCCCCGGCGCGATGCGGCTCGAGGTGAAGACGAGAGTGGCGGGCTGGAATGTGCCCGTTGATGTTTTCATACGAGCGGCGAAGCAAGCGGCGATCGTCCCGTAA